Within the Aspergillus luchuensis IFO 4308 DNA, chromosome 5, nearly complete sequence genome, the region TGTCTGCTCCGGAGTGACCGTCGTCAGTGAAGCCTACAACACCGAGATCAGCGTCTACGCCAGCCGCGAAGTGATCCTCTCTCAGGGTGTTTTCGAGACCCCCAAGCTCCTCATGCTAAGTGGAATTGGTCCCGCCGCAGAGCTAGCCAAACACAACATCACTCCTATCGTCGAGTCTCCCCACGTCGGTCAGCATCTTCTCGACCACCCCATCGTACCTTTTGTCCTCCGTCTTAAAGACGGCTACGGTCTGGAAGACCACATTCTCCGCCCCGGTCCCACCAACAACGCAGCCATCGCCCAGtacaagaaagacaagaccGGCCCCATCAGCTCCGGACTCTTGGAACTCGTCGGCTTCCCTCGCATCGACCAACGTCTCGAGAAATACCCCGCCTACCGCGAAGCCAAGGCGGCCAACGGCGGACTGGACCCCTTCGGCCCTGCAGGACAACCTCACTTCGAGCTTGACTTCGTCGGCATGTTCAGCACCGCCTTCCAATGGCACTATCCCGTCCCGGAAGAGGGCAACCACATGACTGTGATTGTCGATTTGCTGCGCCCCTTGTCAGAGGGCGAGGTGACGCTCAACAACTCGAACCCGTTGGTGCAACCTaacatcaacctcaacttcttcggcAATGACCTCGATATCCTGGCTATGCGCGAGGGTGTCAGATGGACCTATGATCTCCTGACCAGCGGTGCCGGCTTCAAGGATATTGTCCTGTCGGAGTACCCATGGAAGATGCCTCTTCAGTCGGATGACGAGATGAAGCGCGCTGTTTTGGATCGCAGCCAGACTGGATTCCGTAAGTCTCAACAGTACTTTGTTCCTATTAAACGTGAATACTAATGATGGTATGTTAGACCCATGCGGCACTGCCCGTCTTTCCAAGAGCATCCACCAAGGTGTCGTCGACTCGAAGCTCCGCGTGCACGGAGTGCGCAATCTCCGCATTGCAGatgcctccatcatccctgtCATTCCGGACTGTCGGATCCAGAACTCGGTGTACATGATCGGCGAAAAGGTTAGTGATCCTTCCCCTTACGAAATAATTATTCAGTGATGTGAGAACTAACGAGCATCTAGGGAGCGGATATCATCAAGGCGGACCACAAGGATCTGTACGAGTCGAAGAACATCCCGTACTTTGTTCCGAGTCGGTTGTAAGTACTTATGAGTGGCTAGGATATGGGTTTGTCTTGGGGGTTTGGGAGATTGTATCGCTGGATATTGGTGACATGCTAGCTTTTTGCATTGCTCTTTGGTCCCTGCTTCATAGATTCGTCTCGTTTTGGACCGGTATTTATGAGCATAAAACATTCTCTACtctataaatctaaaattgTAACTAATGCATAGAAAACGGGGGGGAAGGCATATTCACATCTGATAGAATCCCTTGAGAGCCCCAAAACCCAGCAACCTGGTCAACATCTCCACATCAAACGGCACATATCTGATCCCCGGCGCATCTCTCAACGCTGCAACTGTATTGGAACAATCATAACGCGTCGTATTCTTATGCATCTCCAACCACGACAGTCCATCCTGCACTGTCTCCTGCAACAGCGACATCAACGGCATCAACGGGTTATCAGGACCACCCCTTTCCTGCAGCAAACGCACCCAGCCCCAATATTCCACCAGTTCAACTGGATACCCTGCCTGGTTTATAATCCGCCACGTCTCTTCAAGATCGATTGAGTCCGCCTCATCAGGAGCAACGAGGTTATACGTCTTCCCGAGATTACCATTACTGGCAGCGATATGCAGCACCGCATCACACACATAATCTGCCGACACATACTCCATGCGCTGGTTTGGTAGATGTGGAAACGCACCAACCTGGATACATCCCATGACGAACCGAGCGAAGAAATCATCAGGATTCCCACACCCCTCCTCGATATCGCCTAGAATAAACCCCGGGCGGAAAATCATAGCTGCTAGACCGTGCTCGCGCGCCCGACGCACCATCATCTCTGAGACCCATTTCGTAGCCGCATAGCCGAGCTCATATTTCAGTGCGTGGAGATGCGGCTCTAGCGGACCGTCCTCGAGGACCTTCTCTGTGCCGAGGACGTGGCCTGTTGGCCCGAAGACGTCAATACTAGACATGTACAT harbors:
- a CDS encoding GMC family oxidoreductase (CAZy:AA3;~COG:E;~EggNog:ENOG410PFN0;~InterPro:IPR012132,IPR036188,IPR000172,IPR007867;~PFAM:PF05199,PF00732;~antiSMASH:Cluster_5.12;~go_function: GO:0016614 - oxidoreductase activity, acting on CH-OH group of donors [Evidence IEA];~go_function: GO:0050660 - flavin adenine dinucleotide binding [Evidence IEA];~go_process: GO:0055114 - oxidation-reduction process [Evidence IEA]), with protein sequence MAMVSNGNEYDFIVVGGGTAGNAVAGRLAENPNVRVLVVEAGIPNPDQVDEITTPSKAFNLRGSKYDWAYKTTMIKRDDYERVEKPNTRGKALGGSSCANYFTWIPGSKPTFDDWEAFGGHDWTWDNCVEYLRKCATYHDDEKLYPAELSKIGTGGPVQIAHADLVPEMQPFRDALTQAWVSKGEKLTEDIYSGEMRGLTHCVDTIYNGQRQGSFLYLKDKPNVTILYGAHSKQLIIDPVTRVCSGVTVVSEAYNTEISVYASREVILSQGVFETPKLLMLSGIGPAAELAKHNITPIVESPHVGQHLLDHPIVPFVLRLKDGYGLEDHILRPGPTNNAAIAQYKKDKTGPISSGLLELVGFPRIDQRLEKYPAYREAKAANGGLDPFGPAGQPHFELDFVGMFSTAFQWHYPVPEEGNHMTVIVDLLRPLSEGEVTLNNSNPLVQPNINLNFFGNDLDILAMREGVRWTYDLLTSGAGFKDIVLSEYPWKMPLQSDDEMKRAVLDRSQTGFHPCGTARLSKSIHQGVVDSKLRVHGVRNLRIADASIIPVIPDCRIQNSVYMIGEKGADIIKADHKDLYESKNIPYFVPSRL